A single window of Plasmodium reichenowi strain SY57 chromosome 12, whole genome shotgun sequence DNA harbors:
- a CDS encoding hypothetical protein (conserved Plasmodium protein, unknown function), which yields MSEEEVIANDSSNTNVDSDVDEQRELLETRTAQELFDMGRLEFKENKNYDVAAERFSMAVEKKVKELNIEGSIHSDLREFYLSFADALLTKEEEKNDLFEFLKRKKQVEVSDNEEAADKEEEVTDEQLAFEMFEFARKCFEKLLEEKKDVPKRDILNYTYVFIRLGDINLLNHFFFEALKEYEKCVDLREKYKVGDENLIAPLISLSQSYMFCGKRKEAVEYFEKVKKILLDVRQKTTPLPENTNEKIIRDTYDDVQIQINDLKRQIEEEGEEGKELGSQTIAKELVVTTKSEFDKSVLNKEKAEVTKITVSTVNNEEHVAKKRRINLSNYKN from the exons atgtcaG AAGAAGAAGTTATAGCTAATGATAGTTCAAATACGAACGTTGATTCCGATGTGGACGAACAGAGAG AACTTCTTGAAACAAGAACAGCTCAAGAATTATTTGATATGGGTAGATTGGAATTtaaagaaaacaaaaattatgaCGTAGCAGCTGAACGTTTTTCAATGGCAGTCGAAAAAAA agtcaaagaattaaatattgAGGGAAGTATTCATAGCGATTTAAGAGAATTTTATTTAAGTTTTGCTGATGCTTTGCTCACAAAAGAGgaggaaaaaaatgatcTGTTTGAATTCTTAAAAAGAA aaaaaCAAGTTGAAGTGTCTGATAATGAGGAAGCCGCAGATAAAGAAGAGGAAGTTACCGACGAACaa CTTGCCTTTGAAATGTTCGAATTCGCAAGAAAATgttttgaaaaattattagaaGAGAAAAAGGATGTACCTAAAAGGGACATTCTAAATTATACTTATGTCTTCATAAGGTTAGGagatattaatttattaaatcaCTTTTTTTTCGAAGCCCTAAAG GAATATGAAAAATGCGTTGATCTACGAGAGAAATACAAAGTTGGAGATGAAAATTTAATCGCACCtttaatatcattatcaCAAAGTTATATGTTTTGCGGAAAGAGAAAAGAAGCAGTAGAATACTTtgaaaaagtaaaaaagatattattaGATGTAAGACAGAAAACAACTCCCCTTCCAgaaaatacaaatgaaaaaattataagaGATACTTATGATGATGTGcaaatacaaataaatgatCTTAAAAGACAAATCGAAGAAGAAGGTGAAGAAGGAAAAGAGTTAGGAAGCCAAACTATAGCTAAAGAATTGGTCGTAACAACAAAA TCCGAATTTGATAAATCTGTCTTAAATAAGGAAAAAGCTGAAGTTACTAAAATTACCGTATCGACAGTTAACAATGAAGAACATGTTGccaaaaaaagaagaattaaTCTTTCTAATTATAAAAActaa
- a CDS encoding targeted glyoxalase II, whose translation MRFLKTLFSLNCLASVGFYKKFACKNLFFENSFIRKDLHTYFIDKRKYFHINKKDICTNTIIVPFYKDNYSYIFYDDKEEGIVVDPADYNIINDISKKENIKIKHVLCTHKHPDHNNGNQYYYDKNINVYGIKEYDNKYINQDISNLTHFQINNFKINIFLSNFHSKNQVSYLIENDNNKLKKKIFFTGDFLFISGIGKNFEQDNEDLYNSINKLKLLDKQNIYIFCGHEYTLDNLKFALTVDSTNKNLLSFYDHVVNSNKNYPTVPTLLEHEYLYNPFLRCDQNDVRKSIELYAKKNNIKIQQDSDYIVILRLMKDNFKAS comes from the coding sequence atgagatTTCTTAAaacattattttctttaaattgCCTTGCCAGTGTTGgattttataaaaagttTGCGTGTaagaatttattttttgaaaattcttttataaGAAAAGATCTACAcacatattttattgataaaagaaaatatttccatataaacaaaaagGATATATGTACTAATACAATTATAGTACCTTTTTATAAAGataattattcttatatattttatgatgATAAAGAGGAAGGTATTGTTGTTGATCCTGCagattataatataataaatgatatatctaagaaagaaaatataaaaataaaacatgTCTTATGTACACATAAACATCCTGATCATAATAATGGaaatcaatattattatgataaaaatataaatgtatatggtataaaagaatatgataataaatatattaatcaAGATATTTCAAATCTTACACATTTccaaattaataattttaaaataaacatattcCTTTCTAATTTTCATAGTAAAAATCAAGTTTCTTATTTAAttgaaaatgataataataaattaaagaaaaaaatatttttcactggagactttttatttataagtGGAATAGGAAAAAATTTTGAACAAGACAATGaagatttatataattctataaataaattaaaattattagataaacaaaatatatacatattttgtGGTCATGAATATACATTggataatttaaaatttgCTTTAACCGTTGATAGTactaataaaaatttattatctttttatgACCATGTTGTAAATTCAAACAAAAATTATCCTACTGTTCCTACATTACTTGAGcatgaatatttatataatccATTCCTAAGATGTGATCAGAACGATGTAAGAAAATCTATAGAACTTtatgcaaaaaaaaataacataaaaattcAACAGGACAGTGATTATATAGTCATATTAAGATTAATGAAGGATAATTTTAAAGCCTCATAA